The nucleotide sequence CACGTAATATCTTCGTTTACAACTGTACGTTCATGGGTACCGACAAAGGCTTACGCTTCAAGTCAGTACGTGGTCGGGGCGGTGTAGTAGAGCATATCTACGCCAAAGACATCTATATGAAAAACATTGCGCAGGAAGCCATCTTCTTCGACATGTATTATTTTGTCAAGTTCGCTACCGACGGCGAGCGCGACGAGCGTCCGGTTGTTAATGAGGGAACGCCGGTATTCCGGAATATGCGTTTTGAGAATATTGTTTGCAGCGGAGCCACAAAAGGCGTCTTCGTCCGCGGCTTACCCGAAATGCCCATCAGCAATATTACGATGGAAAAGCTGGTGCTGCAGACCGATAAAGGCGTGGAGCTGATTGATGCAAGCGGCATTCGGTTCAAACAGGTACAGCTCATCACTAAAAGCACGAAGCCCGTCATTCTGGTTGACAACAGCAATAATCTTACCTTCGACTCGATCCAGTATGACCCTCAGGCCAGTCTGCTGTTTTCAATAAATGGCGAGCGCAGCCAGGCGATTGAGGTAAAAAACACCGACGTAGCGAAAGCACAGACCAAAGCCGAGTTTAACAAGGGGGCGCTGGAAAAGAACCTGATCCTGTCGTCAATCAAATAAAACCGAACCATGGGCATGCGTCTATTCCTGAGAATCTGGGCCGTGTTCAGCCTGCTGACACTTTCCGCTTTTACCACACCCCCCGACAAGATTACGGTTTATCTGATTGGCGATTCGACCATGTCCATCAAGCCGGTGAAAGCCTACCCGGAAACGGGCTGGGGCATGCCTTTCGCTTATTTTTTTGATCAGACCGTAACGGTCGATAATCGGGCGCAGAACGGCCGGAGTACTCGAACCTTTATCGAAGAAAACCGCTGGCAGCCGGTAGCGGATAGCCTACAGGAAGGCGACTATGTGTTCATCCAGTTTGGGCATAACGACGAGGTGAATACGAAAAAAAGTTACACGACCGAGACGGAGTTTAAAGCTAACCTGGCTCGATTTATTACCGAAAGCCGGGCCAGGAAAGCCATTCCCGTGCTCATCACCCCCGTCGCCCGCAGGAAGTTCGATGCGGCCGGAAAAATTGAAGGAACACATACGGTCTATTCTGAACTGGTACGTACAGTGGCTGCTGAGTATAAAACACCCTTAATCGACCTGGATACGCAAAGCCAGCAACTCCTGCAACAGTTTGGCGTAGAGCATTCCAAACTTTTATTCCTTCAGCTTGCTCCCGGTGAGCATCCTAACTACCCGGAAGGAAAAGACGATAACACCCATTTCAACGAACTGGGCGCCCGGCGTATCGCCGAAATCGTCCTGTCGAACATCAAGTCGCTGAAGCTCGATTTAGCCGACCGGATTGTAAAGCCGCAGAGCGTAAAGTGAATACCTGGCTGGCCGGGTAGCTGCCTACTCGATCCTGAGCTTGTTGAACGTTCTATTTCATCACATGAAACAACTGCTTCTCATCACTTGCCTGTTGATCAACGCCATTCCCGGACGGAGTCAGGCGACGCTATCGCCTACGGCCACCGTATCGTTCACAGTTGCTCAGGATGGCAGCGGTAACTACAGAACCATTCAGGAAGCCGTCAACAGCTTCCGCGATCATATGCAGGTGCGGGTAACCCTGTACGTAAAAAACGGGGTCTACACCGAGAAGCTCGTCATCCCTTCCTGGAAGCCCAATATTCATATCATCGGTGAAAGTAAAGAAGGCGTAATCATTACGGGAAATGACTATTCGGGGAAAGCGTATCCCGGTGGCAGGGACGGGACCGGCAGTGACAAATACAGTACCTATACCTCCTATACCGTTCGGGTCGATGCGCCCGATGTTATTCTGGAGAATCTGACCATTCAAAACACGGCCGGGCGCGTTGGGCAGGCGGTAGCCCTTCACGTAGAAGGGGATCGGTTTGTTTGTAAAAACTGCCGCCTGCTGGGCAACCAGGATACGCTCTATGCAGCCGCCGAAGGCAGTCGGCAGTATTATGAGAACTGTTTGATTGAGGGCACAACCGACTTCATCTTCGGCAAATCAATCTCCGTTTTCCAGTCGTGTACCATCAAAAGCCTGTCCGATTCCTTTATTACCGCAGCGGCCACCCCCGACTACCAGCCCTACGGTTTCGTTTTTTTCGACTGTAAACTGATCGCAGATCCAGCCGCTAAAAAAGTTTACCTGGGCCGTCCCTGGCGACCCTATGCCAAAACGATTTTCATCCGGACCCACATGGGCGACCATATTTTGCCCGTCGGCTGGGACAATTGGGGCAATGCCGCCAATGAAAAGACGGTTCTGTACGCTGAAGCCGGAAGCACGGGGGCGGGTGGAAATCCATCGAAGCGGGCAGGCTGGGCGAAACAGCTTTCTCCCAAAGAGACCCGCGCCTATACGCTGGCAACTATTTTTTCTGGCGAAATGGGCTGGGTACCTAACGTCCAATAACACTACTCGCATGAAGCTACTACCCGTAGTAAGTTTATTGTTCTTACTAACAACGTCGGGGCTTGCCCAAACGGCCCGGCCCAAACCCACGTCATCAGCTACCGTTACTTCATCGGTATCCAACGTATGGGTGGCTGATTTAGGCAATGGAAGCTACAAAAATCCCGTCCTGAACGCTGACTATTCTGACCCGGATGTATGCCGGGTGGGCGACGATTATTATCTGGTTGCGTCGAGCTTTGATGCCATTCCCGGTCTACCTATCCTCCATTCCAGAGACCTGGTCAACTGGACCATCATTGGCCATGCGCTGAAACGCCAGCCGCCATTCGAGCATTTTGAGAAAACCCAGCATGGCAACGGAGTGTGGGCGCCCGCCATCCGATATCACAACAAGGAATTTTATATCTATTACCCTGACCCCGATTTTGGCATTTACCTGACCAAAGCAACCAATCCCGCCGGTCCCTGGTCGGAGCCGGTACTGGTTGAGGGCGGAAAAGGTCTGATTGACCCGTGCCCGCTCTGGGACGACAACGGCCAGGTGTATCTGGTACACGGCTGGGCTGGCAGTCGGGCCGGGATCAAAAGCATTCTTACGGTCAAGAAGCTCAACGCCGAAGGCACTAAAGTCATGGATGAAGGAGCCATCGTCTACGACGGCCACGAAACCGACCCCACCATCGAAGGTCCGAAGCTGTATAAACGGAACGGCTACTACTACATTTTCGCTCCGGCCGGTGGGGTTTCCACAGGTTGGCAGCTCGTGCTACGATCAAAAAACATCTACGGTCCCTACGAACGGAAAGTAGTGATGGATCAGGGAAAAAGCCCAATCAATGGGCCTCATCAGGGAGCCTGGGTTGATACAGAGCCCGTGAATGGTAAACCCGGTGAAGACTGGTTTCTACATTTTCAGGACAAGGAAGCGTATGGCCGAGTCGTGCATCTGCAACCGATGAAGTGGGTGAATGATTGGCCCGTGATCGGTATCGATACAGACGGCGACGGGAAAGGAGAACCGGTATTGACGCATAAAAAACCGACCGTAGCGGGGCCCACTCCCGGCAAAGAATTTTCGATAGCTACTCCGGCCGAGTCGGACGAGTTCAACACAATGACGCTCGGGCGACAATGGCAGTGGCAGGCGAACCCTAAAGGCATTTGGCATACCACCAGCAACCAGAGCTTTCTGCGCTTATATTCTTACAAAACGCCGGAAGACGCCAAAAATAACTGGGACGTACCGAATCTGTTGCTGCAAAAGTTTCCGGCCGAGCGATTCATGGCGACCACAAAGTTGACCTTTAAGCCGAATCCGAAACTGGAGAATGAACGCGTTGGACTGATTGTCATGGGCCTGAGCTATGCTAACCTGGTGCTGAAAAGCAGCAAGGATGGGGTTAGTCTGGTCTATGGCGTTTGCAAAAAGGCATCGGAGAATAAAGCCGAAGCCGAACAGGTAATTGCTAAAGTAAATGCAGGCAGCCCGGTGTATCTGCGGGTTGTGGTGACTGAAGGAGCAAAATGCCAGTTTAGCTACAGCCTGGATGGACAGACATTCACGAACACCGGCGATCCATTCCAGGCCGAAGTAGGGCGCTGGATTGGCGCTAAGATGGGCATATTCTGTACCCGTACCACGCAGATAAACGATTCAGGCTATGCCGATTTTGACTGGTTTCGGGTCGAATCCGTCTCAACAACGAATCCATAATCAATAACTGCGAACGTCCGGTATCTGACTTCTGGTCTGCCTTCTCTTATTTTTCCGGCAGTACCCGGCGCAGAAAGTCAACGATGTATGTCAGCGTGGGCGTAAACCACGGATTGAAAAACATAAACGTATGGGGTGCATCCGCAAACGTGTGAACTTCTGAATAGGTGCCAAAGGCGCTAAGCTTTTTGATTAGATCGTCGCGCCCGCCATGCATACGATCTACCGAACTGTTTATGAATAGAATGGGTGGTGTATGCCTGTCAATGTGCGAAAGCGCTGAGGCTTCCTGCCATAACTCGGGTTTCTGACTTTTGGAATAGCCAAACCAGTACGTAGCGGCTGAGGTCGACTTTGAATCATCCCCTTCTCCTGATTCGGGATGAATAAAGGCCAGCACACCGTCAATATCGATAACCGCCTGTACTTCGCTCGAAAAGCGGGCATTGCCACCCGACCCCTCGAACGCTGGATTCTGGTTCGTACTGCCTATCAGGGCGGCTAACTGTCCGCCCGCCGAAAAACCCAGAACTGCAATTCGCTCCAGATCAATATGGTACCTGGCGGCATTGGCCCGCATCCAGCGAATAGCCGCTTTCAGATCATGGACCGCTGCCGGATATAACGCTTCTGTTGACAGACGATATTCCGCCGGGATGGCCACATAGCCTTTGGCAGCCAGCTGACCAGACAGTGTACTGTTGTGCGAGCGGTCACCAGAGCGCCAGCCCCCACCATGAACCATCAGAATGGCGGGAAAGAGCCTGGTGGAAGAGGCAGGAGGAGAATAAACATCTAATAGCAGGTTTCGGCCAGCTATGGGGGTAGTGTAGGTAATGTTTCTGGCTACCTGAACACCCATTGGTCGTGTTGAATCAGCCAGCGTAATGTCGGGGTGGTATTTCTTTTCCTGCAGATACGATTTACGCACGGTGAACGACGTATCTCTGCCGCCTGTTGGACCAATTTGCGCCGAGGCTATTGTAACCGTCAGCCAGACAATGCCTGCAAAAGCCAGGGTTCGTTGCCCGAAGATTTTTTTCATAGTGGCGGTATTTATTGGCGAAGTATTTTATGATCGCTTGTCAGGGTTCGAAGCTATTTAATTAGGGCGTTTTCAACTTGGTCTCTATCGAATTGGCTTGACTATAACCTGTTGGGGTTATGGGTGCAACCTTGGCGAGATCATTGAATAGTTGCGCATCACCGAGAAGAAGGTACCGTAACGATTATTTCTCAGAAATGGCCAAAGCAAGGTTACGATTTAATCCAATCCCGCTTTGTGCTTTTTTGAGGCTCCTAAGTTACTATCAGCTACCTGAAATATGCAGAATTCAAGTTTTGGAAAATTGCAATAAAAATATTCGACCATCTGTTTGAAAGTGCTTGACTATTCAAGCGAGCCGGAATAATTATGCGGTAATCCTCTTGCCAGTGTATGCGATACACAAGACCCTAACAAACTCAAAACGGCTATATTAGTTATGATCATACTTATACGTATTTCTATATGTCTGTTTATTTCATCAATATTATTTTGTGGTAAAGTATCCGCACAGCTTCGTATTCTGGCGCTTGGCCCTAATCCAGTCTGCGCTGGCCAAAATTTAACTATTAGGTATAGCGCGAATCAAGCCGGAACGCTGTCAGTACATTTACACAACGGAACTACTGATCTTAAACTGACTGAAACAAACACCTCAGCGGGAAATAATCAATCCATAACGTCTACCATTCCCAGCAGCCAGGCAGGAGGGCAATACGGTGTATTTCTGGTTAATGTTGTGGTCAGCGGGGGAACGTCTACTTCTTATACAAGTAGTATAGTACCCGTAAATGTAAATCCAATTCCACCCCTGCCAATAGTAACCTCTCCTGTCACTTACTGCCAGAAAGAAGTAGCCGTGCCATTAAGAGCCGTTGCTACAGCCAGCAACAACACATTGAGATGGTATGGCTTAAACGCTACAGGCGGCATTGGATCTCCAACTCCGCCAACGCCTTCAACAGATCAAGCTGGTACCTTTAATTATTACGTTAGCCAGGTTGATCCCAATGGCTGTGAGAGTAATCGGGCAGTTATCAGTGTTACAGTCAATCCAAAGCCAGAAAAACCAGTTACTACGCCTTTAAGTGCCTGCTACAACGCCCCCAACCCGCCTTTGATTACATCGGGAGTAACTGCTAGCGGTACACTGAAATGGTATACAGTTCAAACTGGAGGAACGGCTATCCCTCCACCGGTTCTTTCTACGAGTGTTGTTGGAACGTTTACCTATTATGTTAGCCAAACTAATCAGTTTGGCTGTGAGAGCGACCGAGCCGCCATCACGTTTACAGTTAACGCTTTACCACCCGCGCCCACTATTCCTGCTCAAACAACCCTTTACTGTCAGAATGCAGTTGCTTCTCCTTTACAGGCTGTAGCTATTCCCGGTGCAAGCTTAAACTGGTATACGGTTCAAACTGGAGGAACAGCCACCCCAACGCTAACCCCATCTACTGCCGATGCTTTGCCTAAAACTTATTATGTGAGTCAAACGGATGCAAACGGCTGCGAAACTGCTCAAGACAAGCGAGCGAGTATAACCAT is from Spirosoma taeanense and encodes:
- a CDS encoding pectinesterase family protein, coding for MKQLLLITCLLINAIPGRSQATLSPTATVSFTVAQDGSGNYRTIQEAVNSFRDHMQVRVTLYVKNGVYTEKLVIPSWKPNIHIIGESKEGVIITGNDYSGKAYPGGRDGTGSDKYSTYTSYTVRVDAPDVILENLTIQNTAGRVGQAVALHVEGDRFVCKNCRLLGNQDTLYAAAEGSRQYYENCLIEGTTDFIFGKSISVFQSCTIKSLSDSFITAAATPDYQPYGFVFFDCKLIADPAAKKVYLGRPWRPYAKTIFIRTHMGDHILPVGWDNWGNAANEKTVLYAEAGSTGAGGNPSKRAGWAKQLSPKETRAYTLATIFSGEMGWVPNVQ
- a CDS encoding glycoside hydrolase family 43 protein — translated: MKLLPVVSLLFLLTTSGLAQTARPKPTSSATVTSSVSNVWVADLGNGSYKNPVLNADYSDPDVCRVGDDYYLVASSFDAIPGLPILHSRDLVNWTIIGHALKRQPPFEHFEKTQHGNGVWAPAIRYHNKEFYIYYPDPDFGIYLTKATNPAGPWSEPVLVEGGKGLIDPCPLWDDNGQVYLVHGWAGSRAGIKSILTVKKLNAEGTKVMDEGAIVYDGHETDPTIEGPKLYKRNGYYYIFAPAGGVSTGWQLVLRSKNIYGPYERKVVMDQGKSPINGPHQGAWVDTEPVNGKPGEDWFLHFQDKEAYGRVVHLQPMKWVNDWPVIGIDTDGDGKGEPVLTHKKPTVAGPTPGKEFSIATPAESDEFNTMTLGRQWQWQANPKGIWHTTSNQSFLRLYSYKTPEDAKNNWDVPNLLLQKFPAERFMATTKLTFKPNPKLENERVGLIVMGLSYANLVLKSSKDGVSLVYGVCKKASENKAEAEQVIAKVNAGSPVYLRVVVTEGAKCQFSYSLDGQTFTNTGDPFQAEVGRWIGAKMGIFCTRTTQINDSGYADFDWFRVESVSTTNP
- a CDS encoding rhamnogalacturonan acetylesterase, whose protein sequence is MRLFLRIWAVFSLLTLSAFTTPPDKITVYLIGDSTMSIKPVKAYPETGWGMPFAYFFDQTVTVDNRAQNGRSTRTFIEENRWQPVADSLQEGDYVFIQFGHNDEVNTKKSYTTETEFKANLARFITESRARKAIPVLITPVARRKFDAAGKIEGTHTVYSELVRTVAAEYKTPLIDLDTQSQQLLQQFGVEHSKLLFLQLAPGEHPNYPEGKDDNTHFNELGARRIAEIVLSNIKSLKLDLADRIVKPQSVK
- a CDS encoding alpha/beta hydrolase codes for the protein MKKIFGQRTLAFAGIVWLTVTIASAQIGPTGGRDTSFTVRKSYLQEKKYHPDITLADSTRPMGVQVARNITYTTPIAGRNLLLDVYSPPASSTRLFPAILMVHGGGWRSGDRSHNSTLSGQLAAKGYVAIPAEYRLSTEALYPAAVHDLKAAIRWMRANAARYHIDLERIAVLGFSAGGQLAALIGSTNQNPAFEGSGGNARFSSEVQAVIDIDGVLAFIHPESGEGDDSKSTSAATYWFGYSKSQKPELWQEASALSHIDRHTPPILFINSSVDRMHGGRDDLIKKLSAFGTYSEVHTFADAPHTFMFFNPWFTPTLTYIVDFLRRVLPEK